A genomic window from Silene latifolia isolate original U9 population chromosome Y, ASM4854445v1, whole genome shotgun sequence includes:
- the LOC141632727 gene encoding uncharacterized protein LOC141632727: MRISDFGRKFCKSRLWQLPDPQMWKVLVWKILTGSLPVGKEFLKRNLLTDHSCHLCYMNRQEIESLEHLFRDCCVVSRIWAGSQLGLNTNWVSHLSIGEWIITWILYFEKLEESEQRILQFLATLRNIWVLRNNIIFRGTKLYPRLFFENCSHLVSIAIRANQVRGEGKDDGTNLTFGNVEDCHTWIRNCHHFYVIGKSGTCQTIRVKVDASWYRTYEAAIGWVAFDMGGNIQAEAMGIRRVLDWARDRGMLHLEVATDYLQLVYQIAGIERTHHLIKGILDDITSSTSCFHCLCFSFLPRGLNRIAHGLARQAIEM, translated from the coding sequence ATGAGAATAAGTGATTTTGGTAGGAAATTCTGCAAGTCTAGGTTATGGCAGCTTCCTGATCCTCAGATGTGGAAGGTCTTAGTATGGAAAATCTTAACTGGTTCGCTTCCTGTAGGGAAAGAATTTCTCAAAAGGAATCTCCTAACCGATCACTCTTGTCATCTTTGTTACATGAATAGGCAGGAGATCGAATCCTTGGAACATTTGTTTAGAGATTGTTGTGTTGTTTCCCGGATTTGGGCAGGTTCTCAATTAGGACTCAATACAAATTGGGTTTCACATCTGAGTATTGGAGAGTGGATAATTACTTGGATTTTATATTTTGAAAAGCTGGAGGAAAGTGAGCAGCGGATCCTACAGTTTCTTGCTACGCTACGGAATATATGGGTTTTGCGCAATAATATTATTTTTAGAGGTACAAAATTATACCCTCGATTGTTCTTTGAAAACTGCTCGCATTTGGTTAGTATAGCTATTCGTGCTAATCAGGTACGTGGGGAGGGGAAAGATGATGGTACCAATTTAACTTTTGGAAATGTTGAGGATTGCCATACTTGGATTCGTAACTGCCATCATTTCTATGTTATTGGTAAATCTGGTACTTGTCAAACTATAAGGGTGAAGGTGGATGCGAGTTGGTATAGAACGTATGAGGCGGCGATTGGATGGGTGGCATTTGATATGGGAGGGAATATCCAAGCAGAGGCGATGGGTATCAGGAGGGTTTTGGATTGGGCACGTGATCGTGGAATGCTACATTTGGAAGTGGCCACGGATTACCTCCAACTCGTTTATCAAATTGCAGGAATTGAGCGCACACATCATCTTATCAAAGGGATCCTGGATGATATCACTAGTTCTACTTCATgctttcattgtttatgttttaGTTTTTTACCTAGAGGTTTAAATAGAATTGCTCATGGTCTTGCACGCCAGGCCATAGAAATGTAG